The Apibacter raozihei DNA segment TAAAAAGGATAAATCATCATCAGAATTAAATTCTTTGGGTTCCTCTCCATATTTAAATATACGAACCGTACGGTTTCCCTGCAATTTGATTTTGCCTTTATGATATGACAGCAATGTATTTTCTCTTAATCCAGCTACATATATATTTCTGTTCAGTTCTATAAATTCTTCTATTCTTTCCTCTCTTGTTTCCCCTCTATGCCCATCAGGGTTAGCATCCATATAATGAGGGTTTATTTGGAAAGGTATTAATCCTAATGTTTCAAAACTTGAGGGTTCAACAACGGGCATATCATTAGTAGTCTTTAAAGTCGGACATGCAATATTAGAACCTGCACTCCATCCAATATATGGAATCCCCGAATTTACATGTTCTTTAATCTCATTCATTAAATCATATTCGTGCAAAGTTTTAACCAACTGCCAGGTATTCCCTCCACCTACCACTATAGCTTTAGATTTTCTAACGGCCTCTTTAGGATTACTAAAATGATGAATGCTCTTCACCTGACGTTCAATTCCACTCCAAGCCAGATTAACTCGTTCCTCATATTGAACATGAGAAAGCCGAACCGCTGCATAAGGTATAAATAATATATCCGTATCAACCTTATCTAAAAATTCATGTATATAATTGGTTGAAAAATCAGCATGTGTGGAATTACTTAATAATAATAACTTCATTAGACTATTTTATTGTAAAATTAACATTTATTAACAAAACACGGTGTTTCATAAAATTATTTATCCATTCATCTTATACGCAAACAAAGAATTAAAATATTCATAACGTATAAATTTTAATTTTAATATTTTTGAATAAAATTTATAGAAGATGGAAATTAAAACTCTTGCAGAGCGTTTATTAGGCAGACAAATACTAACTAATGAGGGAACTAAAAATTCTGAAATTGAAAAAGTGGAATTAAAATATGACCTTAAATTACCCAAATCTTTAAAAGATCTATATTTATTTGCCGGTAAAAACACCCTACTTCTTGAAGCTTTTAATCGCTTTGCATTACCTGCACAACTGGAAATAAGCGACAATAAAATGGTTTTTCTGGAAGAAAATCAGAATATATGTTACTGGGGGTTTGAAATTGACAAAAATACGAATAACCCTAAAGTATACCAGCTAATTAATGAGAATGAATGGTATGAAGAACAGGTACTATTAAACGAATTTTTAACAATCATGCTTTATTATCAATGCGCTCAGGGCGGGTATGAGTATTGTGCAACTTCAGGTATAACTTTTGAAGATTTAGATATTTTTGTTCACACTGAATGGGAGGATGTTGTTCGTTACAATGGCTTACAAATTTATTGGAAAGCAGATTGCCTTTTATGGTATGTTTACGATAAGGAAAATAAAATCGTTGACGATCTATATTTTTCCGCTAGAACACAAGAGGCTTATAAATCGCATGTACAAAAATATGAGTTAGAAGAATTGTAACATAAAGTATAAGTATGTTATCTAATCCTAATTTCAGAAATTGGATGCCTCGGATCAATGGTATTTGGGACATGAATTTGAGGATATTT contains these protein-coding regions:
- the pepE gene encoding dipeptidase PepE, which gives rise to MKLLLLSNSTHADFSTNYIHEFLDKVDTDILFIPYAAVRLSHVQYEERVNLAWSGIERQVKSIHHFSNPKEAVRKSKAIVVGGGNTWQLVKTLHEYDLMNEIKEHVNSGIPYIGWSAGSNIACPTLKTTNDMPVVEPSSFETLGLIPFQINPHYMDANPDGHRGETREERIEEFIELNRNIYVAGLRENTLLSYHKGKIKLQGNRTVRIFKYGEEPKEFNSDDDLSFLIQ